The genome window AAGTTCAGTATCAGGCCAGAGGAACACATCGGGGCAAAGGTGCCGGTCGTAACTACATCTACCTTTTTAGCCACTTCGTCTGTTCCCTTCTCTTTGGCCAGATCAATAACCTCCTCAGCCGTGAGCACCACGGCCTCACCCTTCTTAATTCGCTGGTTAATCTCTTGGTAGGTCTTACTCATTTCTCCCTCCCTATCGAATGGCGGATTTGATAGTTAGGCAAAAAGTCAAATATACCCCCACTCTACTAACCGCTGGTAAGCATACTTGGCCTTTTCTCCCTTGTCAGTCAGTTTCAAGACCTTCTGGTAGTAATCAGCCGCTGTCCGCCGGTCGCCTTTTTCTTCATAGTTTCTTCCCAGATAAAAAACCACGGTAAGATTGTCCGGGACTAAACGGTCAGCTACCTTTAACTCCTCGATAGAAGCATTAAACTTTTCCGTTTCATGATAGACCAGCCCACCCAACAGTCTGGTGAGAAATAAATCAGGGTAAAGCGAAAGCGAGTGTTTAAGCGTAGCCAGGGCATCATCATAGCGCTGCTGTCCCAAATAGGCCGCCGCCAAAGTAGTATGAATAAGGGCCTCTTTTGGGGCCAATTTGGCTGCCGCCTCCAATTCTACGGCGGCCTCATCAAATTTTTCTTTGTTGGCCAGTTCATTTCCTTTATCATAATGCTCATAAGCCTTAGATAGAGAATTTAGGTGGGCGGTCTTATTCTTAAACCCTTCCTGTTTGAAGGGCAATCCCTTATGCTGAGGAGGGATACTGGCTTTCGCTGCTTCTACCCTCTCTGAAGGCAGCGGATGGCTGCTGAACATCGTCTCCAGCTTTGACGGCTCTTTTTTACTGAGACTTTGAAGTATCTCCATCGTCTGCACCATGCCTTCCGGATTGTAACCGGCCTGGATCAGATACTCCATCCCATATTTATCCGCCTCTCTTTCTTGATTCCGGCTATATTTAAGAAAGATCAGATTAGCGGCCAAGGCCCCGGCTGTGGCATAGTATTCCCGGTACTTGACATTCTTGGCCTCCAAATAATACTGTCCCAGGGAAAGGAGTAAATTAGCGGCCACACTTCGGGTGTAACCCTGAGCCGTATGCATGGCCGCCACATGGGTTATTTCATGACCTAAAACTGCGGCCAGTTGGGCCTCATTTTCCATGCGAGATAAAAGCCCTCTGGTAATACTGATCTTACCCCCGGGCAAGGCATAGGCATTGACGATGGAGCTGTTGACCACATTGAATTCATAATCCAAGTTAGGCCGGTGGCTTAGCTGAGCGAGCGTCTGACCTACCCTGTTTACATATTCCTGGAGATTATCATCTTGAAAGAGACCGTAAGATGCCTGGGTATAAATAGGGTAGTATTGTTTTCCTATGGCTCTTTCCTGGCTTTCAGACATAATAATAAATTGTTTCTTTCCGGTAACAGGGTTGATGGCGCAGCCAACTAAAAAAGCCAACAGAGCGGCCAGCCAACTCAGCCGGATGTAATGATAACGCCTTTGAACGGAAGCGGCAGGCATATTATTAACCTCCTGGGCTAACTGAGGTATGACGATTATGGTAAAATAATAGCATAGAATACCTATTAATGCAACTATATTTTGTCAGGCCTTGATCATTGTTTCGGCCAGTCGGGATAGAGTCCACTCTGCCCATACCATACCGTCCACAGAGTCCACCGTCCACAAAAGGTAGCTCGCCGGCTATTCACCGTCGACCGTCTTAGAGTGGCCGAAACGATGACCATTACCGAATAACCACGCCTGACCACCGCTTTTCAGTAAGGCGAAACCCTGGGTTCAAGGGTTGAGATAAGTCTTTTTATTTCATTGATTAAGTCTTCAAGGGGCACAAACCGTTTTTCCCGGCTCCGGCGGATGGATATTTCGATTCGGCCGGTCTGTTCGGTCTGGCTGCCAATAACGATCTGAAGGGGGATGCCGATTAATTCAGAATCGGTGAACTTTCGGCCAGGCCTTTCCTCCCGGTCATCAATTAGGACCTCTATTCCTTCCCTTTGAAGCATCTGGTAAATCTTTAAGCTCATGTCCCATTGGGCTTCATCTTGCACATTTATCGGCAGAACAAGCACCTGGTAAGGAGCAATGGACATCGGCCAGATGATGCCGGCTTCATCATGGCTTGTCTCAATAACCGCCCCGATTATTCGGCTTACCCCAATACCAAAGGTATCCATAATAAACGGCTTCTCCTGTCCATCTTCATCAATAAAAACAGCCCGCATGGCCTGACTGTATTTGGTGCCCAGCTTGAAGACGTGTCCGACTTCTATCCCTCGACGTATCTCCAGACGGCCGGAACATCGCGGACAGCGGTCATTTTCCTGAACCACTTTAATATCGGCCCAGAGGTCGATCCGGAAGTCACGATCGTAGTTGGCTCCGGTATAATGGGCATCCGCCTTGTTGCCGCCCACCACTAAATTGGCCTGGCCTTTGATGGAATGGTCGGCTATGATCTTGATCCCGGTAAGACCGATCGGGCCGGCAAACCCTACCGGAGCGCTGGTTACAGAAGAAATGGTTTCCGGATCAGCCAATTCCAGGTCTGTTTTTTGGCATACCTTAGCCAGCTTGGTCTGGTTAAGTTCCTGATGCCCTAAGATCAAGGCCGCCACCACCTGGTCTCCGGCTTTGTAAATAAGGGTCTTAACTAACTGCTCTGGTTTAACTCTTAGAAATTGACTCACCTCATCCACCCGCTTCATTCCCGGGGTATCGACCAGGGTGAGTTCGGTCAGATTACCTCGTAGAACTTCTTTGGGCTGCCCACACTCGGCTCTTTCCAGATTAGCCGCGTAATCACAGCCGTGGCATAAGGCCATCAGGTCCTCGCCGGCCTCCGCCGGGACCATAAATTCGTGGGAGACACTACCGCCAATCAAACCGCTTTCCGCCTCTACCGCCCTGAAGCTAAGTCCGCACCGGGAGAATATCCTGCCGTAGGCCTTATAGAGTAAATCGTAAGTCTTATTGGCCCTCTCCTCATCCCCATCAAAACTGTAGCCATCCTTCATCTGAAATTCCCTGGCCCGCATAAGCCCGAACCTGGGCCGAATCTCATCCCTGAACTTGGTCTGAATCTGGTAGAGTAGGAGGGGAAGCTGCCGGTAAGACCTAACCTCACTCCGAACCAGGTCAGTGATGATCTCCTCATGGGTAGGGCCGAGGCCGAAATCCCTGCCCCGGCGGTCACAGAGTTTAAACATATCAGGACC of bacterium contains these proteins:
- a CDS encoding proline--tRNA ligase, whose amino-acid sequence is MKMSGLFLPTLFEEPHEAELISHKLMLRAGLIRRLASGIYSYLPLGYRVLTKVSRIVEEEMDAIGGQQVLLPALHPKELWEETGRWTAYGPDMFKLCDRRGRDFGLGPTHEEIITDLVRSEVRSYRQLPLLLYQIQTKFRDEIRPRFGLMRAREFQMKDGYSFDGDEERANKTYDLLYKAYGRIFSRCGLSFRAVEAESGLIGGSVSHEFMVPAEAGEDLMALCHGCDYAANLERAECGQPKEVLRGNLTELTLVDTPGMKRVDEVSQFLRVKPEQLVKTLIYKAGDQVVAALILGHQELNQTKLAKVCQKTDLELADPETISSVTSAPVGFAGPIGLTGIKIIADHSIKGQANLVVGGNKADAHYTGANYDRDFRIDLWADIKVVQENDRCPRCSGRLEIRRGIEVGHVFKLGTKYSQAMRAVFIDEDGQEKPFIMDTFGIGVSRIIGAVIETSHDEAGIIWPMSIAPYQVLVLPINVQDEAQWDMSLKIYQMLQREGIEVLIDDREERPGRKFTDSELIGIPLQIVIGSQTEQTGRIEISIRRSREKRFVPLEDLINEIKRLISTLEPRVSPY
- a CDS encoding M48 family metalloprotease, which translates into the protein MPAASVQRRYHYIRLSWLAALLAFLVGCAINPVTGKKQFIIMSESQERAIGKQYYPIYTQASYGLFQDDNLQEYVNRVGQTLAQLSHRPNLDYEFNVVNSSIVNAYALPGGKISITRGLLSRMENEAQLAAVLGHEITHVAAMHTAQGYTRSVAANLLLSLGQYYLEAKNVKYREYYATAGALAANLIFLKYSRNQEREADKYGMEYLIQAGYNPEGMVQTMEILQSLSKKEPSKLETMFSSHPLPSERVEAAKASIPPQHKGLPFKQEGFKNKTAHLNSLSKAYEHYDKGNELANKEKFDEAAVELEAAAKLAPKEALIHTTLAAAYLGQQRYDDALATLKHSLSLYPDLFLTRLLGGLVYHETEKFNASIEELKVADRLVPDNLTVVFYLGRNYEEKGDRRTAADYYQKVLKLTDKGEKAKYAYQRLVEWGYI